TTGGAGAGGAAGAGATTCTGTATAAGTTGAACGAAGTTTTTCAAGGCCTCGATATTCTAAAACCTTCCCTGCAATTGGGTATTCAGCCTTTAGAGAATCTAAGACATCTGCACGAGTACTTTTCTTTTTAGACCCCATGGGGATTGCCAGTTTTTCGAACAGGATTTCCCCAAGTTGTTTCGGAGACTTAATATTAAATGTTTCTCCTGAAAGGTCGTAAATTTCTTTTTCTAAACAGGCAAGTTCTTCGCGCAGTAGCTCTGACATATCTTGAAGTTTTTCGGTGTCAACAAACATTCCATACCGCTCCATTGATACAAGGACTGGAATGAGAGGGAGCTCAATTTCTAGTAGCATCTCTGACAACCCTTTTTCTTCAAGCTCCACTTCAAAGAGAGCCTTTAGGCGACAGGTGTAGTCCACATCTTCGCAGCAATAAGGGCCGACGTCTTCAATCGGGACATCTCGCATGGATTTTTCATTTTTTCCACTTCCAATTAAGTCTTTAATGGGAGTTTTTACCTTTCCAAACTTTTCAAGAGATAATAGATCGAGACCATGCCGGTTTTTTTGAGGTGCACACAGATAAGAAGCAATCATGGAATCAAAGCCAATTGCCTTCAAAGTTATTCCATGGTTTTTGAAAATGTGAAGATCATACTTGATATTGTGTCCGTAAAAGGCAATATTAGGATTTTCAAGAAGTGGTTTAATCTTTGAAACAACCACATCGATCCCTAATTTTCCATTTGTCGGAACATACCATGCCAAAGAGGGAGTAGTGCAAAACCCTACACCAACCATGCGCGCTGCCATCGGAGCTAGCTGGTCGGTTTCCGTATCTATACAGACTGACTTTTCTTGCTGAAGTTTTTTGATCAGAGCATCTAACTCCTCTTCAGTATCAACGATATGATAGGAAAGTTCTTCTTCAAGCTCTGCTTCAGGAGGCTTTTCTAATTCTTGCAGAAGAGTATTAAAATTCATCTCTCGATAGAGAATCTCAAGGGCTCTGGTGTCTGGAGACTTGGGGTGATAAAAATTCTCTTCGGTTGGATGGGGAACATCCACTATGAGTTTTGCGAGTTTTTGGCTGATTCGTGCGTCAGATTCGTGGGCTTTAATTTTTTCTGCTCGCTTTTGGTTTACCATGCTATCGAGGCTATTGAGGAGATTTTCAAGAGTTCCATATTCTTGAAGAAGAGAGGCCGCGGTTTTCGGACCAAACCCTGGGATTCCTGGGATATTATCCGATTTGTCACCCATTATCGCCAAGTAGTCGACGATTTGCTCAGGTTTCACTCCATGAATTTCTTCTACCATTTCTCGGTTGATTAATAGGTTGCCTTTGTTTGTGTTGAGCATAAAGATCTTATCGCTGATCAGTTGA
The window above is part of the Candidatus Neptunochlamydia sp. REUL1 genome. Proteins encoded here:
- the polA gene encoding DNA polymerase I, whose product is MKNIYILDAVSFLFRSYFAIRGMTNKKGESTNALYGFIRSVQKIIKEFSPEGFVAVFDGPNNKQSRVEIYKEYKSHREGMPEDLVPQLGWAHQFCEMAGIPYVSEEGVEADDVIGAIAKWSEKQGAEVFICSSDKDLCQLISDKIFMLNTNKGNLLINREMVEEIHGVKPEQIVDYLAIMGDKSDNIPGIPGFGPKTAASLLQEYGTLENLLNSLDSMVNQKRAEKIKAHESDARISQKLAKLIVDVPHPTEENFYHPKSPDTRALEILYREMNFNTLLQELEKPPEAELEEELSYHIVDTEEELDALIKKLQQEKSVCIDTETDQLAPMAARMVGVGFCTTPSLAWYVPTNGKLGIDVVVSKIKPLLENPNIAFYGHNIKYDLHIFKNHGITLKAIGFDSMIASYLCAPQKNRHGLDLLSLEKFGKVKTPIKDLIGSGKNEKSMRDVPIEDVGPYCCEDVDYTCRLKALFEVELEEKGLSEMLLEIELPLIPVLVSMERYGMFVDTEKLQDMSELLREELACLEKEIYDLSGETFNIKSPKQLGEILFEKLAIPMGSKKKSTRADVLDSLKAEYPIAGKVLEYRGLEKLRSTYTESLPLQVHEDTGRIHCTFMQTVTATGRLSCQDPNLQNIPIRSKEGRKIREAFMPEMEGWSYLSADYSQIELRLLAHFSNDPKLVAAFNHDEDIHASTAATVFDVPIEKVTKQMRAGAKAVNFGIIYGQQAYGLSQELGINIKEASTFIKKYFDRYPGVRNFIESSKEKVRETGIATTMYGRKRPIPEIHSTNGMIRTAAERLAVNTPLQGSQADIIKKAMIQVHEALKKEKLAYMVLQVHDELIFELPDENIPCVSEIVQSIMENVTSLSVPLIVNIDVGKNWGGC